In Poecilia reticulata strain Guanapo unplaced genomic scaffold, Guppy_female_1.0+MT scaffold_131, whole genome shotgun sequence, one genomic interval encodes:
- the drc2 gene encoding dynein regulatory complex subunit 2 produces MPKKRGKREPLTEEEKLLQMQQRAQAEEEMVKKKEETLMLYLKEKLQKEQKNTAVNLLKLTESWRKVLRQTRDSELLAEAAVHQQTSDRKLEELNFIIQKMMRELQQGQSQADRVQSCHLQHVEYLWELQEKHLKCLHRRWESSLRALNTMCFNQEVKALDDFRQQNLGLVDLYLPAQMHDKAMSEYLQKVQHEVVDVYKNAHQDLDALRTEVKNQPDGSALNRDILQKTRNSLIELDQKIARQQHDISLELRNVKRLKGKAIKLRQQIFSCQAERDLMQQNWDFTTNKINQKCRQLQEQLARDRQDARKKLAILSIQGATATKSPTRFCFWMQEVLELQDLQQLKELQQLQEKQQLKELQDLQQLLNSTLLHREALRKQNQILKQENQHLQVLLDHRDDILDGRHTPLPALQPPVKSGRAAGDMHHNILEAAHVAKYLVDSWS; encoded by the exons ATGCCgaagaaaagagggaaaagagAGCCGCTGACGGAGGAGGAGAAACTCCTGCAGATGCAGCAGAGAGCTCAGGCAGAGGAAGAGATGGtcaagaagaaggaggagacGCTCATGCTGTACCTGAAG GAGAAGCTCCAGAAGGAGCAGAAGAACACGGCYGTGAACCTGCTGAAGCTGACAGAGAGCTGGAGGAAGGTCCTGCGGCAGACTCGGGACAGCGAGCTGCTCGCCGAGGCTGCGGTGCACCAGCAGACGTCTGACAGgaagctggaggagctgaactTCATCATCCAG aaaaTGATGCGGGAGCTGCAGCAAGGGCAGTCTCAGGCGGACCGTGTGCAGAGCTGCCACCTGCAGCACGTGGAGTACCTGTGGGAGCTGCAGGAGAAGCACCTGAAATGTCTGCATCGGCGGTGGGAGAGCAGCCTGCGGGCCCTCAACACCATGTGCTTCAACCAGGA GGTGAAGGCGCTGGACGACTTCCGACAGCAGAACCTGGGTCTGGTGGACTTGTACCTGCCTGCCCAGATGCATGACAAGGCCATGTCCGAGTACCTCCAGAAGGTCCAACACGAAGTCGTGGATGTGTACAAGAACGCACACCAGGACCTG GACGCTCTGAGGACCGAAGTGAAGAACCAGCCGGACGGATCTGCTCTGAACCGTGACATTCTGCAGAAGACCAGAAACAGCCTGATTGAGCTGGACCAGAAGATCGCCAGACAGCAGCATGATATCAGCCTCGAGCTGAGGAATGTCAAGAGGCTGAAG GGCAAAGCCATCAAGCTGAGGCAGCAGATCTTTTCCTGTCAGGCTGAGAGGGATCTGATGCAGCAGAACTGGGACTTYACCACAAACAAGATCAACCAGAAGTGTCGACAGCTCCAGGAGCAGCTGGCACGAGATCGCCAGGACGCCAGAAAGAAGCTCGCCATCCTCAGCATCCAGGGCGCCACCGCCACCAAAA GTCCAACCCGGTTCTGTTTCTGGATGCAGGAGGTCCTAGAGCTGCAGGACCTGCAGCAGCTAAAGGAGCTGCAGCAGTtgcaggagaagcagcagctgaaggagctgcaggatctgcagcagctcctcaaCTCCACCCTGCTGCACCGGGAGGCTCTGAGGAAGCAGAACCAGATTCTGAAGCAGGAGAACCAGCACCTGCAGGTCCTGCTGGATCACCGTGATGACATCCTTGACGGACGCCACACCCCGCTGCCGGCTCTGCAGCCGCCGGTCAAGTCCGGCCGCGCCGCCGGCGACATGCACCACAACATCCTGGAGGCTGCGCATGTCGCTAAGTACCTGGTGGACAGCTGGAGCTGA